The stretch of DNA TGAGCTGTATTCTCTAGATTCTGTGTTCGCTTTGGAGCTACCGTCGTGTTAGAGCGTCACCTCGGTGCCGAGCTTCATTTCACGGGCTCGCTTTTCCAAAAAGCTGGCCACCACGAGATCTTGGATCGCGTTGCCCACGGACTTAAAAAAAGTGATTTCAGAATCATGGGTGCGACCTTGGATACGCTCCATCAGAATCTCTCCTAATTCCCCGTAGATATGCGACGCGTCAAAATGTCCCTGCTGAATTGGTACGATAAGATCGCCTGCCTCTCTGAGACATGCCTCGCGTTGATCTACAATCACCTTCGCCTGTGCCACTACATCAGCGGGAATTTCTGTCATATCTGGTCGGTAGGAGCCGATTCCATTAATATGTGTCCCCGGTGAAAGATGTTGAGATGAAAAGACAGGGGTCATGGATGTCGTAGCAGTGCAGATAACATCCGCTTCGGCAAGCTCCTCCGGCTCTTTCGCTTCGGTGACGGTGATACCATGGCGGCGTTCTATTTCTTCTATGAACCTCTCTGTATTTTGAGGTGAGCGCCCAAAGACAATAATTTTATTGATCGGACGTACGGTACAGACTGCCTCCACCTGGGTGTATGCCTGAACTCCAGTACCAAAGTTTGCCAAAACGGATGATGCTGGGCGCGCGAGGATTTCTGTAGCCAATCCCGCACCGGCACCTGTTCGAAGAGACGTGATAGATTCACCATCCATGAGAGCCAGGGGAGTGCCTGTTTGTGCATCGCTAAGAGTGACCATGGCATGGATAAGGGGAAGTCCGCGCTCAGGATTTACTGGACTTACGTTCACCATCTTCAGGCCGACCTGCGAATGATTTGCGGAGTAAGCCGGCATGAACAATGCACGTTCCCCATGCTCTCCAAGTGGCATGTTCATGCGTATGGGTACATTTGCACGTCCAGACGAGAGTGCCTCAAAGCCGTCGCGCATTAGGTCAATTGCTTCTCGCATAGATATGGCGGAAGCAATCTCTTTTCCTGAAAGTACTCGAAGGGTCACCATAGTGAATTTATCGGAGAAGAAATCCGTCTCGAAAGGGGTCCTGAGGGTCCAAAATAAATGTGTGTTGGCCCGTAATAAATGCACGGCCTTCAATCTCTGGGATGATGGCTTTGTGTGGACCAAATTGAAGCTCTTCCGTGATCATTCCTGTGAAGGAGCTTCCGATTATACTTTCAATGATGATCGGCTCACCAAGCGCAAGCTCTCTCCGTGCATGAAGCAACGCAAGTCGGCCACTCACCCCTGTTCCCGTGGGACTTCGGTCCACCTCGCCGTCTGCAAAAACGCAGACATGGCAACTGTGTGCATCCGATGATTTTGCAGCACCGACGAAGACGGTTCCATACAAGAAGCCCATATCTGGTTCGTAGGGATGGACAATTGGCAGGTCGGCGATGATTGCTTGTTTAATCATCTTCCCCACATGAATCAAGTCACTATAACACCCGGGGCTTGTTTCCAAATCAACCTCCTCAGCCTCTACATACGCGTAGTATGCACCGCCAAAGCCGATATCATACCGGATTCGCCCTATATCTGGCAGATCAACGAATTGGTCCATGGCATGCGCGTAGGAGGGGACATTTCTGAAGCGAACAGATTGCACTTGCCCAGCTTCAATGCGTGCCCATGCAGTCACTAATCCCGCTGGGGTATCAATCAAGACTCGTGGTTCAGGTTCTGATTTTGGAAGCATTCCTGTTTCGAGAACCACCTTCGTTACGGCAATAATCCCGTGGCCACACATCGTACTATACCCTTCGTTGTGCAGGAAAAGCACTCCAAAATCGGCATTCTCATGAACCGGCTCCGTGATCAGGCATCCATACATATCTGCGTGTCCGCGAGGCTCCCAAAGCAGGGCAGTCCGCAGTGCATCGTGATGAGTCTGCAGCTCGTTCCGACGCGCCAATAGTGTATCACCTGTGGGTTGCGGATAGCCTGTCAAGATTACGCGTAAGGGTTCTCCTTCCGTATGGGCATCGATGCACTTGATAGTGAGTCCATCGGGGTGCCAGTTGTCAACTGTATCAATAGGAAGCGTCATAGAATTCTCTCAATCTACGCGTTCTCCTCATCCAACAGAAAATTTCCTCAACCGACTAAGCGGCTACTAGCAATATCTCGAAATATGTAGGAGGAAGCAGTTGTAGCAACCAAGGCTAATCAAAAGTAGGTTCTCAATATCTGGTCAAGGTAGAGACTTAAACCAATATTTGATCTTCTGTGCCATCAGTTTTCGACGTATGACCAAAAATTTATTGTAGTCAGGAACCGTTCCATTGAGCAGGGACAGCGGCAAGCAATTC from Rhodothermaceae bacterium encodes:
- a CDS encoding proline racemase, whose product is MTLPIDTVDNWHPDGLTIKCIDAHTEGEPLRVILTGYPQPTGDTLLARRNELQTHHDALRTALLWEPRGHADMYGCLITEPVHENADFGVLFLHNEGYSTMCGHGIIAVTKVVLETGMLPKSEPEPRVLIDTPAGLVTAWARIEAGQVQSVRFRNVPSYAHAMDQFVDLPDIGRIRYDIGFGGAYYAYVEAEEVDLETSPGCYSDLIHVGKMIKQAIIADLPIVHPYEPDMGFLYGTVFVGAAKSSDAHSCHVCVFADGEVDRSPTGTGVSGRLALLHARRELALGEPIIIESIIGSSFTGMITEELQFGPHKAIIPEIEGRAFITGQHTFILDPQDPFRDGFLLR